In one window of Streptomyces kaniharaensis DNA:
- a CDS encoding LysR family transcriptional regulator, whose product MDLLGHLRHFRVVAEERHFGRAAERLRIAQPSLSQRIQRLERELGVTLFDRGPRGAALTPAGRLLLAEAEELLECSARLLATAADLRTGRAGTLRAAVPPDLGPAALAALLTGFETASPGTRLDLRELSVAAVVRELAQHTVDVAVVRHPCPALGLAFGPLLHQPLGVLLAAGSPQADRPELAVAELTGRRLVLFPRPTAPALYDEMLTTLTRHGCTPEAVVDPPGPDVAGALVLTGTAVALVPRTVPPPGTVWRPLTGTPLTWRTSTAWPAGRGGPAVRLFTEAAHQALTEHGGLLPQLPDRPLFPRPAMEFPL is encoded by the coding sequence ATGGACCTGTTAGGGCATCTTCGCCACTTCCGCGTCGTTGCCGAGGAACGTCACTTCGGCCGCGCCGCCGAACGTCTGCGGATCGCCCAGCCCTCGCTCTCCCAGCGGATCCAGCGCCTGGAACGCGAACTCGGCGTGACTCTGTTCGACCGCGGTCCGCGCGGGGCCGCCCTCACGCCGGCGGGCAGACTGCTGCTCGCGGAGGCCGAGGAACTGCTGGAGTGCTCCGCCCGCCTGCTGGCGACCGCCGCCGACCTGCGCACCGGCCGGGCGGGCACCCTGCGCGCCGCCGTCCCGCCCGACCTCGGGCCGGCCGCCCTGGCCGCGCTGCTCACCGGCTTCGAGACCGCCTCCCCGGGCACCCGGCTCGACCTGCGGGAACTGTCCGTGGCCGCCGTGGTGCGCGAACTCGCCCAGCACACCGTGGACGTCGCCGTCGTCCGTCACCCGTGCCCGGCCCTCGGACTGGCCTTCGGACCGCTGCTGCACCAGCCGCTGGGCGTTCTGCTCGCCGCCGGGAGCCCCCAGGCCGACCGACCGGAGCTGGCCGTGGCCGAGCTGACCGGCCGGCGCCTGGTGCTCTTCCCCCGCCCCACCGCTCCAGCGTTGTACGACGAGATGCTCACCACCCTGACCCGGCACGGCTGCACGCCGGAGGCGGTCGTCGACCCGCCCGGACCGGACGTCGCGGGAGCACTCGTGCTCACCGGGACCGCCGTCGCCCTGGTACCGCGCACCGTACCGCCACCCGGTACGGTTTGGCGTCCGCTGACCGGTACCCCGCTGACCTGGCGCACCTCCACGGCCTGGCCGGCCGGGCGCGGCGGGCCGGCCGTGCGGCTGTTCACCGAGGCCGCCCACCAGGCGCTGACCGAACACGGCGGCCTGCTGCCCCAGTTGCCCGACCGCCCGCTCTTCCCCCGGCCCGCAATGGAGTTCCCGCTGTGA
- a CDS encoding MBL fold metallo-hydrolase — protein MSPLRKSRQDGPAARRLSRRHLLAASATGTATLAGAAALIGASSGTTTPQVAGGPRRRLGPPGSSGVQLRWLGNNGWEISFGDPDKPTTILIDPWITRFRTGTYTPQGADPATPITVDTGLIDSLRLRAAQILVTHGHYDHLPDIPYIAARTGATVLGTETHANLLTALGAPKDQLSVVRGGEYLQFDGYTIQVLNSLHSMTGPRQKVPFPGTRPGSPPPRPQVISDLVEGGTLAYLITIGDRLSILDNGGANYDARQLAGLAPDVLLVQPGGASVPDYVPRLLDVLDHPPYVIPTHWDDFDHALTEPARDWGGLTALETAVRQASPSARFIRLDHLESFTP, from the coding sequence ATGTCACCGCTCAGGAAATCACGTCAGGACGGGCCCGCCGCACGCCGGTTGTCCCGCCGGCACCTGCTCGCGGCCTCCGCGACGGGCACGGCGACCCTCGCCGGTGCCGCCGCCCTGATCGGCGCGTCGTCCGGCACCACCACCCCGCAGGTGGCCGGCGGTCCACGACGCCGGCTCGGCCCGCCGGGTTCCTCCGGGGTGCAGCTGCGCTGGCTGGGCAACAACGGCTGGGAGATCTCCTTCGGCGATCCGGACAAGCCCACGACGATCCTGATCGACCCGTGGATCACCCGCTTCCGGACCGGCACCTACACCCCGCAGGGCGCCGACCCCGCCACCCCGATCACCGTGGACACCGGCCTCATCGACAGCCTCCGACTGCGGGCCGCCCAGATCCTGGTGACCCACGGCCACTACGACCACCTGCCCGACATCCCGTACATCGCGGCCCGCACCGGCGCGACGGTGCTGGGCACCGAGACCCACGCCAACCTGCTGACCGCGCTCGGCGCACCGAAGGACCAGCTGTCGGTGGTGCGCGGCGGCGAGTACCTGCAGTTCGACGGCTACACCATCCAGGTGCTCAACTCGCTGCACTCGATGACCGGGCCCCGCCAGAAGGTGCCCTTTCCCGGCACCCGGCCCGGCTCACCGCCGCCCCGGCCGCAGGTGATCTCGGACCTGGTGGAGGGCGGCACGCTCGCCTACCTCATCACCATCGGCGACCGGCTCAGCATCCTCGACAACGGCGGCGCCAACTACGACGCCCGCCAACTCGCCGGACTCGCCCCGGACGTGCTCCTTGTGCAGCCCGGCGGAGCCTCGGTTCCCGACTACGTTCCCCGGCTCCTGGACGTCCTGGACCACCCTCCGTACGTCATCCCCACCCACTGGGACGACTTCGACCACGCGCTCACCGAGCCCGCCCGCGACTGGGGCGGCCTGACCGCACTCGAGACGGCCGTCCGGCAGGCCAGCCCGTCCGCTCGGTTCATCCGCCTGGACCACCTGGAGTCGTTCACGCCGTGA
- a CDS encoding TOMM precursor leader peptide-binding protein: MTHPDRAAAVRPAAPPPTLTAEQALATTSGTAVVHLPEWTLGLAERLSRHALAHPVRLVPVREDGALTVIGPVLHPGAAACLSCTEYQRLASAGGRVPWQSERLAFGGTGTPALAEAATLLAAELATDEPEHGANDAEDCATVHLVHGDRATWSTHRVRPVGGCPVCRPLPPDDAEAARLPLTPRPLPDPAVLRGPNHRATTADALRAELFDERFGPVRRLFRTEDSAFALTTAQVTDGRLVDDGGYGRAGDFASSERIALFEALERFAGMRPVGRRTTLRASFAELGPEAAVDPVRLGLPDPAHDGHPARRTVRYTPDLPLDWVHGWSLTRRRPVAVPEHVAYWDVPGEDRPRVVYESSNGCGLGNSPQEAALYGLFEVAERDAFLMAWYAGTPLPRITPPADDPEVAALVDRATLLGYRPTLLDATNDFGIPAVIALCRYTGTHPDAPRTFLAAGAHHDPRAAIRSALAEVVTNVQQAPHRATAYGSPRDPARLRPMLTDPELVVTLDDHVGLNTLPEAQPRLDFLFDGPPPVDWRERWPGAPTPVADLTTLLETTVERLAAEGLEVVVVGQDEPGARDRLGLHCAKVIVPGSLPMTFGHVNRRTLGLPRLLEVPYRLGRTPRPLRHDELPLHPHPFP; encoded by the coding sequence GTGACCCACCCCGACCGTGCCGCGGCCGTCCGGCCCGCCGCGCCCCCGCCCACCCTCACCGCCGAACAAGCCCTCGCCACCACGTCCGGCACCGCCGTCGTCCACCTCCCCGAATGGACCCTCGGCCTCGCCGAGCGGCTGAGCCGGCACGCGCTCGCCCACCCCGTGCGTCTGGTGCCGGTGCGGGAGGACGGGGCGCTGACCGTGATCGGGCCGGTGCTCCACCCGGGCGCGGCGGCCTGCCTCAGTTGTACGGAGTACCAACGGCTGGCCAGCGCCGGCGGGAGAGTGCCGTGGCAGAGCGAGCGGCTGGCATTCGGCGGCACCGGCACACCCGCGCTGGCCGAAGCCGCCACCCTGCTCGCCGCAGAACTGGCCACCGACGAGCCCGAGCACGGCGCCAACGACGCGGAGGACTGCGCCACGGTCCACCTCGTCCACGGTGACCGCGCCACCTGGTCCACTCACCGCGTCCGCCCGGTCGGCGGCTGCCCGGTCTGCCGGCCGCTGCCGCCGGACGACGCCGAGGCGGCCCGGCTGCCACTGACGCCCAGGCCGCTGCCGGACCCGGCCGTCCTGCGTGGCCCCAACCACCGCGCCACCACCGCCGACGCCCTGCGCGCCGAGCTGTTCGACGAGCGGTTCGGCCCGGTCCGCAGGCTGTTCCGGACGGAGGACTCGGCGTTCGCCCTGACCACCGCCCAGGTCACCGACGGTCGGCTGGTGGACGACGGCGGGTACGGGCGGGCCGGGGACTTCGCGTCCAGCGAGCGGATCGCCCTGTTCGAGGCGCTGGAAAGGTTCGCCGGAATGCGACCCGTCGGCCGCCGGACGACGCTACGGGCGTCCTTCGCCGAACTCGGCCCCGAGGCGGCCGTCGACCCCGTCCGGCTCGGCCTGCCCGATCCGGCTCACGACGGCCACCCGGCCCGCCGGACCGTCCGCTACACCCCGGACCTCCCGCTCGACTGGGTGCACGGCTGGTCTCTCACCCGGCGCCGGCCGGTGGCCGTGCCCGAACACGTCGCCTACTGGGACGTCCCCGGCGAGGACCGGCCCCGGGTGGTGTACGAGTCCTCGAACGGCTGCGGCCTCGGCAACAGCCCGCAGGAGGCGGCGCTCTACGGGCTGTTCGAAGTGGCGGAGCGGGACGCCTTCCTGATGGCCTGGTACGCCGGCACCCCGCTGCCCCGGATCACCCCGCCCGCCGACGACCCCGAGGTCGCCGCCCTCGTCGACCGTGCGACCCTGCTCGGCTACCGGCCGACCCTGCTCGACGCCACCAACGACTTCGGCATCCCGGCCGTGATCGCCCTGTGCCGCTATACCGGCACCCACCCGGACGCGCCGCGCACCTTCCTCGCCGCAGGCGCCCACCACGACCCGCGCGCCGCCATCCGCTCGGCGCTCGCCGAGGTGGTCACCAACGTCCAGCAGGCACCGCACCGGGCCACCGCCTACGGCAGCCCGCGCGATCCCGCGCGGCTGCGCCCGATGCTGACCGACCCGGAGCTCGTCGTCACCCTCGACGACCACGTCGGCCTCAACACCCTCCCCGAGGCGCAGCCCCGGCTGGACTTCCTGTTCGACGGACCGCCCCCGGTGGACTGGCGCGAGCGCTGGCCGGGCGCCCCGACGCCGGTCGCCGACCTGACCACGCTGCTGGAGACGACCGTCGAGCGGCTGGCCGCCGAGGGACTGGAGGTCGTCGTGGTCGGCCAGGACGAACCGGGCGCCCGCGACCGGCTCGGCCTGCACTGCGCCAAGGTGATCGTCCCCGGTTCGCTCCCGATGACGTTCGGCCACGTCAACCGCCGCACCCTCGGCCTGCCCCGGCTGCTGGAGGTGCCGTACCGGCTGGGCCGCACACCCCGGCCGCTGCGCCATGACGAACTTCCCCTGCACCCGCACCCGTTCCCGTGA
- a CDS encoding lantibiotic dehydratase C-terminal domain-containing protein — MPAPDPRDATARDVAVYYYHPAKARLLREAVLPLADRAAADGLTVHVDRHWLYGPHVRIRLTGAPDRVTAVAQRTASALREWTAAHPSVADLTDEQLLAQAVEAGRAELIAPPYGPLVPDNTVRIEPVELTALRGLIGEDGVALRDDLLRLGLPALRSGLDFLGAHGDAPAARVQLAVAALAAHTTAHPDGLIGGHYSFVSHLEDFLVHDDPDGRLRAAFEQRWEATHASVTALVGRIVDGGATGWERVWAAWSADAWRLAEGRLAAGADLGGVPLEYRVRAAATGDQAAVERWNQDIRTRYSEFHRLLRRSDPQGAMWSRPDYLVHRACTNALYRLFTICGVRPVERYLAAHLVVRTVPSLTGHDWRARLDEVIAVVEQQS, encoded by the coding sequence ATGCCCGCCCCCGACCCGCGCGACGCCACGGCACGCGACGTGGCCGTGTACTACTACCACCCGGCCAAGGCCCGGCTGTTGCGCGAGGCCGTACTCCCGCTCGCCGACCGGGCCGCCGCGGACGGCCTGACCGTTCACGTCGACCGCCACTGGCTGTACGGCCCGCACGTCCGGATCCGGCTTACCGGCGCGCCCGACCGGGTCACCGCGGTCGCCCAGCGCACCGCCTCCGCGCTGCGCGAGTGGACCGCCGCCCACCCCTCGGTCGCCGACCTCACCGACGAACAGCTGCTGGCCCAGGCCGTCGAGGCAGGCCGCGCCGAACTGATCGCCCCGCCGTACGGGCCGCTGGTGCCCGACAACACCGTGCGGATCGAACCGGTCGAGCTCACCGCCCTGCGCGGCCTGATCGGCGAGGACGGCGTCGCCCTCCGCGACGACCTGCTCCGTCTCGGCCTGCCCGCCCTCCGCAGTGGTCTCGACTTCCTCGGCGCCCACGGCGACGCCCCGGCCGCCCGGGTCCAGCTCGCCGTCGCCGCCCTGGCCGCCCACACCACCGCCCACCCGGACGGCCTGATCGGCGGCCACTACTCCTTCGTGTCCCACCTGGAGGACTTCCTCGTCCACGACGACCCGGACGGCCGACTGCGCGCCGCCTTCGAACAGCGCTGGGAGGCCACCCACGCATCGGTGACCGCCCTGGTCGGTCGGATCGTGGACGGCGGGGCCACCGGCTGGGAGCGGGTGTGGGCCGCCTGGTCCGCCGACGCCTGGCGCCTGGCCGAGGGGCGTCTCGCGGCCGGTGCCGACCTCGGCGGTGTCCCCCTGGAGTACCGGGTCCGCGCCGCCGCCACCGGCGACCAGGCCGCGGTGGAGCGCTGGAACCAGGACATCCGCACCCGCTACAGCGAGTTCCACCGGCTGCTGCGCCGCTCGGACCCGCAGGGCGCCATGTGGAGCCGCCCGGACTACCTCGTCCACCGCGCCTGCACCAACGCCCTCTACCGCCTCTTCACCATCTGCGGCGTCCGCCCCGTCGAGCGCTACCTCGCCGCCCACCTGGTGGTCCGCACGGTCCCTTCGCTCACCGGCCACGACTGGCGCGCCCGGCTGGACGAAGTGATCGCCGTGGTGGAGCAGCAGTCATGA
- a CDS encoding CBS domain-containing protein — MSTARDIMHTGATCVQESETLDSAARRMRELDVGALPICGADDRLHGIITDRDIVVKCLAEGKDPRTTTAGELAQGKPITVDADADQSEVLRLMEEHRIRRIPVIEAHRLVGMISEADIARHLTRQEVAEFVEAVWAPRLSLTPAPPANGQ; from the coding sequence ATGAGCACCGCACGAGACATCATGCACACCGGGGCCACTTGCGTGCAGGAGAGCGAAACACTCGATTCGGCGGCGCGGCGGATGCGCGAACTGGACGTCGGCGCCCTGCCGATCTGCGGCGCGGACGACCGGCTCCACGGGATCATCACCGACCGCGACATCGTGGTGAAGTGCCTCGCCGAGGGCAAGGACCCGAGGACCACGACCGCGGGCGAGCTCGCCCAAGGAAAACCGATCACCGTCGACGCGGACGCCGACCAGAGCGAGGTCCTGCGGCTCATGGAGGAGCACCGGATCCGTCGCATACCCGTCATCGAGGCTCACCGGCTGGTCGGCATGATCAGCGAGGCCGACATCGCACGGCACCTGACCCGGCAGGAGGTCGCCGAGTTCGTCGAGGCCGTCTGGGCCCCCCGCCTGAGCCTGACCCCCGCTCCACCCGCCAACGGACAGTAG
- the bla gene encoding class A beta-lactamase has product MTTALRRSRTALPTAALLAATLLTGCTPSGSSPASAPSPTATAPITASFNELEQRFGARLGVYALDTGSGREIVHRADERFAFASTSKALATGALLRHASDEQLDKVVAFRTEDLLKWAPITSQHVATGMRVRDLASAAIEYSDNTAANLVTAELGGPAAIQQALRDLGDATTNVNRTEPTLNEATPGDPRDTSTPRVLAADLRRYVLGDVLADDRRRLLTDWLVANTTGGPYIRAGLPADWKVGDKTGNAGYGTRNDIAVVWPSGGRSPLVIVVLSDRGKPDATSDDALIAQATRAAVGALG; this is encoded by the coding sequence ATGACGACTGCGCTCCGGCGCTCCCGTACCGCGCTACCGACCGCGGCCCTGCTCGCGGCCACGCTGCTGACCGGGTGCACCCCGAGCGGCAGCAGCCCCGCGAGCGCCCCCTCCCCCACGGCAACCGCTCCAATCACGGCTTCTTTCAACGAACTTGAACAACGTTTCGGCGCCCGCCTCGGCGTCTACGCGCTGGACACCGGCAGCGGCAGGGAGATCGTCCACCGCGCCGACGAGCGGTTCGCGTTCGCCTCCACCAGCAAGGCGCTCGCCACCGGCGCCCTGCTGCGCCACGCCTCCGACGAACAACTGGACAAGGTGGTCGCCTTCCGCACGGAGGACCTGCTGAAGTGGGCGCCGATCACCTCGCAGCACGTGGCCACTGGCATGCGGGTGCGCGACCTGGCCTCCGCCGCCATCGAGTACAGCGACAACACCGCGGCCAACCTCGTCACGGCCGAGCTCGGCGGCCCGGCGGCCATTCAACAGGCCCTGCGCGACCTCGGCGATGCGACCACCAACGTCAACCGCACCGAGCCGACCCTCAACGAGGCCACCCCGGGCGACCCCCGCGACACCAGCACGCCCCGCGTCCTCGCCGCCGACCTGCGCCGCTACGTGCTCGGTGACGTCCTGGCGGACGACCGGCGCCGGCTGCTCACCGACTGGCTGGTCGCCAACACCACCGGCGGCCCGTACATCCGCGCCGGCCTCCCCGCCGACTGGAAGGTCGGCGACAAGACCGGCAACGCGGGTTACGGCACCCGGAACGACATCGCCGTCGTCTGGCCGTCCGGTGGCCGCAGCCCGCTGGTCATCGTCGTCCTGTCCGACCGCGGAAAGCCGGACGCCACCTCCGACGACGCCCTGATCGCCCAGGCGACGCGGGCCGCCGTCGGCGCCCTCGGCTGA
- a CDS encoding thiopeptide-type bacteriocin biosynthesis protein, producing MTPRRQTPTVDDRATHAWHSLHLSLHLTTEATDAFVTEDLAPLMDGLTAGRPGADWFFIRYGEGGPHLRIRYRGLAGGPTNGHDDLAGELARLAAEHAPVAGPWPSRHADVDAVPYVPETERYGGPVALPLAEDVFVTSARTVVHALRANPSRAARLPLAADLAHATAHALGLDQLAAGQWLRRHAASWRWIDEVELLPAAAVHAQVNSVFAGQRQALVRRAQTVRTSLDEGTAAPWLAAWADQVRATEARLRAALGEQDQDRLPWVWASQLHMLFNRLGVTPDEERAVCRLAARTLLETDEPFTFFPTGHRAADLQYLERGKFQIGRTEDTALRDLPPARPPLWQPPETPLPADPLPEVTLGAALHSRVSARGALHGPLDAGTLGGVLWSAYAPSHRSEQPLADGTVRPLVHRPYPSAGALYTAQLRLVALDVDGLPPGTYQCEPQRRTLGRLGPAPAVADLKALCSYLSRPADDPDHIGIDEAPAVLALHLDLGRLRRRYGLRALRLGLLEAGHLAQALHLTATAFGLASIPLGGLHDDLAHELLGLDDLDQPLQYLLPLGRL from the coding sequence ATGACCCCCCGCCGGCAGACGCCAACCGTGGACGACCGGGCGACGCACGCGTGGCACAGCCTCCACCTCTCCCTGCACCTGACCACCGAGGCCACCGACGCCTTCGTCACCGAGGACCTCGCACCGCTCATGGACGGCCTGACCGCGGGCCGGCCGGGCGCCGACTGGTTCTTCATCCGCTACGGCGAGGGCGGGCCGCACCTGCGGATCCGGTACCGCGGCCTCGCCGGCGGCCCTACGAACGGGCACGACGACCTCGCCGGCGAACTCGCCCGGCTGGCCGCCGAGCACGCCCCCGTCGCCGGACCGTGGCCCTCCCGCCACGCGGACGTCGACGCCGTCCCGTACGTTCCGGAGACCGAGCGCTACGGCGGACCGGTCGCGCTGCCCCTCGCCGAGGACGTGTTCGTCACCTCCGCCCGAACCGTCGTGCACGCGCTGCGCGCCAACCCCAGCCGGGCCGCCCGGCTGCCGCTCGCCGCCGACCTCGCCCACGCGACCGCCCATGCGCTCGGCCTCGACCAGCTGGCCGCCGGGCAGTGGCTCCGCCGCCACGCGGCCTCGTGGCGCTGGATCGACGAGGTCGAGCTGCTGCCGGCCGCGGCCGTCCACGCGCAGGTGAACTCGGTCTTCGCCGGCCAGCGGCAGGCCCTCGTCCGGCGCGCGCAGACGGTCCGGACTTCCCTGGACGAAGGCACCGCCGCACCCTGGCTCGCCGCCTGGGCCGACCAGGTGCGCGCCACCGAGGCCCGTCTGCGGGCGGCCCTGGGGGAGCAGGACCAGGACCGGCTGCCCTGGGTCTGGGCCTCCCAACTGCACATGCTGTTCAACCGGCTCGGCGTCACCCCGGACGAGGAGCGCGCGGTCTGCCGGCTGGCCGCCCGTACGCTGCTGGAGACCGACGAACCGTTCACGTTCTTCCCCACCGGGCACCGCGCGGCGGACCTCCAGTACCTGGAGCGCGGCAAGTTCCAGATCGGCCGCACCGAGGACACTGCGCTGCGCGACCTGCCGCCCGCCCGGCCCCCGCTCTGGCAGCCGCCCGAGACTCCGCTCCCCGCCGACCCACTGCCCGAGGTCACGCTCGGTGCGGCGCTGCACAGCCGGGTCTCCGCCCGCGGCGCCCTGCACGGCCCGCTCGACGCGGGCACCCTCGGCGGCGTGCTCTGGTCCGCGTACGCGCCGAGCCACCGCTCCGAGCAGCCACTCGCCGACGGCACCGTCCGCCCGCTGGTCCACCGCCCCTACCCCAGCGCGGGTGCGCTCTACACCGCGCAGCTGCGGCTGGTCGCCCTCGACGTGGACGGGCTACCGCCGGGTACCTACCAGTGCGAGCCGCAACGCCGCACCCTCGGCCGGCTCGGCCCGGCCCCGGCGGTGGCGGATCTCAAAGCGCTCTGCTCCTACCTCTCCCGCCCGGCCGACGACCCGGACCACATCGGCATCGACGAGGCTCCCGCCGTGCTCGCCCTCCACCTGGACCTCGGCCGGCTGCGCCGCCGCTACGGCCTCCGGGCCCTGCGCCTCGGCCTCCTGGAGGCCGGCCACCTGGCCCAGGCCCTGCACCTCACCGCCACCGCCTTCGGCCTCGCCAGCATCCCGCTGGGCGGCCTCCACGACGACCTCGCCCACGAACTCCTCGGCCTGGACGACCTGGACCAGCCCCTCCAGTACCTCCTGCCCCTGGGCCGTCTCTGA
- a CDS encoding CapA family protein produces MTLTVALAGDTMLGRGVAEVLRRWPTPQTLLSAEVREALAAADLVVLNLECCVSGQGEPWPDPDKPFFFRAPPSAATVLAELGVDCVTLANNHALDYGFDALADTRDLLERAGVRAVGAGPDESRAREFAVLEAGGVRLAVIGVTDHPEEYAAAARRPGVAWADLGAGVPDWLTSLVARAAQEADVVLVTPHWGPNMTSRPPPHVRAAAARLLAAGATLVAGHSAHVFHGIADRILYDLGDFIDDYAVDPVLRNDLGLLFLVTLGGPDPAHPVPVRLEALPLFLDFCRTRLARGREREWIRARFTTACAELGTDVGQRDGRLTVDWR; encoded by the coding sequence ATGACGCTCACGGTGGCACTGGCCGGCGACACGATGCTCGGGCGCGGTGTCGCCGAGGTACTGCGACGCTGGCCGACGCCGCAGACGCTGCTCTCCGCGGAGGTGCGGGAGGCGCTGGCGGCGGCCGATCTCGTCGTGCTGAACCTGGAGTGCTGCGTCTCCGGCCAAGGGGAGCCGTGGCCGGACCCGGACAAGCCGTTCTTCTTCCGCGCCCCGCCATCCGCCGCCACCGTCCTCGCCGAACTGGGGGTGGACTGCGTGACGCTCGCCAACAACCACGCCCTGGACTACGGCTTCGACGCCCTCGCCGACACCCGTGACCTGCTGGAGCGCGCAGGCGTCCGGGCCGTCGGCGCCGGGCCGGACGAGTCGCGGGCCCGGGAGTTCGCCGTACTGGAGGCCGGCGGAGTGCGGTTGGCGGTGATCGGTGTCACCGATCATCCGGAGGAGTACGCGGCCGCGGCGCGTCGCCCCGGAGTGGCCTGGGCGGACCTCGGCGCGGGCGTGCCCGACTGGCTCACGTCACTGGTGGCCCGGGCCGCGCAGGAGGCCGACGTGGTGCTGGTCACCCCGCACTGGGGCCCCAACATGACCTCCCGGCCGCCGCCGCACGTGCGCGCGGCGGCTGCACGACTCCTGGCCGCCGGAGCGACGCTGGTCGCCGGGCACTCCGCCCACGTCTTCCACGGCATCGCCGACCGCATCCTGTACGACCTTGGCGACTTCATCGACGACTACGCCGTCGACCCGGTGCTGCGCAACGACCTCGGACTGCTGTTCCTGGTGACCCTGGGCGGTCCGGACCCCGCGCACCCCGTGCCGGTCCGCCTGGAGGCGCTGCCGCTGTTCCTCGACTTCTGCCGCACCCGCCTCGCCCGGGGCAGGGAGCGGGAGTGGATCCGCGCGCGGTTCACCACAGCCTGCGCCGAGCTCGGCACCGACGTGGGCCAGCGGGATGGACGGCTGACGGTCGACTGGCGGTGA
- a CDS encoding nuclear transport factor 2 family protein has translation MSATTRELFERYHACWEARDPDRIAELHTLDSVFHLHSGQAPARGQAAIHESVVGMFELVPNLTFDLVSLRVGEDFWVAQLKLTGTAASGAELDADLADFVLVENGAVKEKHSYVDGVAMQAAIAPSELA, from the coding sequence ATGAGCGCCACCACCCGCGAACTGTTCGAGCGCTACCACGCCTGCTGGGAGGCCCGTGACCCTGACCGGATTGCCGAACTCCACACGCTCGACTCGGTGTTCCACCTCCACTCGGGTCAAGCCCCCGCGCGCGGGCAGGCAGCCATCCACGAGTCGGTGGTCGGCATGTTCGAGCTGGTCCCGAACCTGACGTTCGACCTCGTCTCGCTGCGCGTCGGGGAGGACTTCTGGGTCGCCCAGTTGAAGCTGACCGGGACGGCTGCGTCCGGCGCCGAACTCGACGCCGACCTCGCGGACTTCGTCCTGGTCGAGAACGGGGCGGTGAAGGAGAAGCACTCCTACGTCGACGGAGTGGCGATGCAGGCCGCGATCGCGCCCAGCGAGCTTGCCTGA